A genomic window from Cupriavidus basilensis includes:
- a CDS encoding isovaleryl-CoA dehydrogenase, translating into MIATTELPGLKFDLGEDIEMLRETVCNWAQAELAPRAAEIDRTDQFPMDAWKKMGDLGVLGITVAEEYGGANMGYLAHMIAMEEISRASASVGLSYGAHSNLCVNQIHRNGTAAQKARYLPKLVSGDWIGALAMSEPNAGSDVVSMKLRADFKGDHYVLNGTKMWITNGPDCDVLVVYAKTEPDLGARGMTAFIVEKGMKGFSVAQKLDKLGMRGSHTGELVFQDVEVPVENILGGENLGAKVLMSGLDYERAVLSGGPVGIMQACMDVITPYIHDRKQFGQSIGEFQLIQGKVADMYTTLQAARSYLYTVGKNLDSLGKDHVRQVRKDCAAVILYTAEKATWMAGESVQILGGNGYINEYPVGRLWRDAKLYEIGAGTSEIRRMLIGRELFSQTM; encoded by the coding sequence ATGATCGCAACGACTGAGCTGCCAGGCCTGAAATTCGACTTGGGCGAAGACATAGAGATGCTGCGCGAAACCGTGTGCAACTGGGCGCAGGCCGAACTGGCGCCGCGCGCGGCCGAGATCGACCGCACCGACCAGTTCCCGATGGACGCCTGGAAGAAGATGGGCGACCTCGGCGTGCTCGGCATCACGGTGGCGGAGGAATACGGCGGCGCCAATATGGGCTACCTGGCCCACATGATCGCCATGGAAGAAATCAGCCGCGCCTCGGCATCGGTCGGCTTGTCGTACGGCGCGCACTCCAACCTGTGCGTCAACCAGATCCACCGCAACGGCACCGCCGCGCAAAAGGCCAGGTACCTGCCCAAGCTGGTCAGCGGCGACTGGATCGGCGCGCTGGCCATGAGCGAGCCCAACGCCGGCTCCGACGTGGTGAGCATGAAGCTGCGCGCGGACTTCAAGGGCGACCACTACGTGCTCAACGGCACCAAGATGTGGATCACCAACGGCCCGGATTGCGATGTGCTGGTGGTCTACGCCAAGACCGAGCCGGACCTTGGCGCGCGCGGCATGACCGCCTTTATCGTCGAGAAGGGCATGAAGGGTTTCTCGGTGGCGCAGAAGCTGGACAAGCTCGGCATGCGCGGCTCGCACACGGGCGAACTGGTGTTCCAGGACGTGGAAGTGCCGGTGGAAAACATCCTCGGCGGCGAGAACCTGGGCGCCAAGGTGTTGATGAGCGGCCTGGACTATGAGCGCGCGGTGCTCTCCGGCGGCCCGGTGGGCATCATGCAAGCGTGCATGGATGTCATCACGCCGTATATCCACGACCGCAAGCAGTTCGGCCAGAGCATCGGCGAGTTCCAGCTGATCCAGGGCAAGGTGGCCGACATGTACACCACCTTGCAGGCAGCGCGCAGCTACCTGTACACGGTGGGCAAGAACCTGGATTCCCTGGGCAAGGACCACGTGCGCCAGGTGCGCAAGGACTGCGCCGCGGTGATTCTCTATACCGCCGAGAAGGCCACCTGGATGGCCGGCGAATCCGTGCAGATCCTGGGCGGCAACGGCTATATCAACGAGTACCCGGTGGGCCGCCTGTGGCGCGACGCCAAGCTCTACGAGATCGGCGCCGGCACCTCGGAAATCCGCCGCATGCTGATCGGGCGCGAGCTGTTCTCGCAAACCATGTGA
- the aceK gene encoding bifunctional isocitrate dehydrogenase kinase/phosphatase yields the protein MSHFPKLLSSQIAYDVARTMLDGFDKHYRLFREAGHLAKLKFEAADWPGLQQLQRDRIDFYNERVREASVILEDEYDAENIEDEIWQQIKLHYIGLLTNHHQPELAETFFNSVCTRILHRSYFNNDFIFVRPAISTEYIENEESPTRPTFRAYYPGSRKGMAACFERIVHNFQLERPFDDLTRDIGYVVRAVTEYFGDFRIAPNFQIHVLSSLFFRNKSAFIIGRILNADRTFPLAIPIVHTPDGKLSLDTVLLKKVQLLILFSFTHSYFMVDMEIPSAYVTFLRDIMPRKPRAEIYTSLGLQKQGKNLFYRDFLHHLQHSSDNFISAPGIKGLVMLVFTLPSYPYVFKVIKDYYPAPKETTRELIKSKYQLVKQHDRVGRMADTLEYSDVAFPLSRFDDALVRELELHAPSMIEYQRGKDGGEEIVVRHVYIERRMTPLNIWLQEGSDAQVEHGIVEYGNAIKELIAANIFPGDMLYKNFGVTRHGRVVFYDYDEIEYMTDTNVRHVPQPRNEEEELSGEVWYSVGRHDIFPETYRTFLLGDARVRAAFLRHHADFFDPAMWQAHKDRLLAGQIHDFYAYDVSERFIHRYAAGSGDAEARAHGNDPVPARRVA from the coding sequence ATGTCCCACTTCCCCAAGCTGCTGTCCTCGCAGATCGCCTACGACGTGGCCCGGACCATGCTGGACGGGTTTGACAAGCATTACCGGCTGTTCCGCGAAGCCGGCCACCTGGCCAAGCTGAAGTTCGAAGCGGCCGACTGGCCCGGACTGCAGCAACTGCAGCGCGACCGCATCGACTTCTACAACGAGCGGGTGCGCGAAGCCAGCGTGATCCTGGAAGACGAATACGACGCGGAAAATATCGAGGATGAGATCTGGCAGCAGATCAAGCTGCACTACATCGGGCTGCTGACCAACCATCACCAGCCCGAACTGGCCGAGACGTTCTTCAACTCGGTGTGCACGCGCATCCTGCACCGTTCGTACTTCAACAACGATTTCATCTTCGTGCGCCCGGCCATCTCGACCGAATACATCGAGAACGAAGAGTCGCCCACCCGGCCGACCTTTCGTGCCTACTATCCGGGCAGCCGCAAGGGCATGGCGGCATGCTTCGAACGCATCGTCCATAACTTCCAGCTCGAGCGGCCGTTTGACGATCTCACGCGCGATATCGGCTATGTGGTGCGCGCCGTCACCGAGTATTTCGGTGACTTCCGCATTGCGCCAAATTTCCAGATCCATGTGCTGTCGTCGCTGTTCTTTCGCAACAAGTCGGCCTTCATCATCGGCCGTATCCTGAATGCGGACCGCACCTTCCCGCTGGCGATTCCCATCGTGCACACGCCCGATGGCAAGCTGTCGCTCGATACGGTGCTGCTCAAGAAGGTGCAACTGCTGATCCTGTTCTCCTTCACGCACTCGTACTTCATGGTCGACATGGAGATCCCGTCGGCATACGTGACCTTCCTGCGCGACATCATGCCGCGCAAGCCGCGCGCGGAGATCTACACTTCGCTGGGCTTGCAGAAGCAGGGCAAGAACCTGTTCTACCGGGACTTCCTGCATCACCTGCAGCATTCATCGGACAATTTCATCAGCGCCCCCGGCATCAAGGGCCTGGTGATGCTGGTGTTCACGCTGCCGTCGTACCCATACGTGTTCAAGGTGATCAAGGACTATTACCCGGCGCCCAAGGAGACCACGCGCGAGCTGATCAAGTCGAAGTACCAGCTGGTCAAGCAGCACGACCGTGTCGGGCGCATGGCCGATACGCTGGAGTACTCCGACGTGGCCTTTCCGCTGTCGCGCTTCGACGATGCGCTGGTGCGCGAGCTGGAGCTGCATGCGCCGTCGATGATCGAATACCAGCGCGGCAAGGATGGCGGAGAGGAAATTGTCGTGCGCCACGTGTATATTGAGCGCCGCATGACGCCGCTGAACATCTGGCTGCAGGAAGGCTCGGATGCGCAGGTCGAGCACGGCATCGTCGAGTACGGCAACGCCATCAAGGAGCTGATCGCCGCCAATATCTTTCCCGGCGACATGCTCTACAAGAACTTCGGCGTGACGCGCCATGGGCGCGTGGTGTTCTACGACTACGACGAGATCGAGTACATGACGGACACCAACGTCCGCCACGTGCCGCAGCCGCGCAATGAGGAGGAGGAGCTTTCGGGCGAGGTCTGGTACAGCGTCGGGCGGCACGACATCTTCCCCGAGACCTATCGCACCTTCTTGCTCGGCGACGCGCGCGTGCGTGCCGCCTTCCTGCGGCACCATGCGGATTTTTTCGACCCTGCCATGTGGCAGGCTCACAAGGACCGGCTGCTGGCCGGGCAAATCCATGATTTCTATGCCTATGATGTTTCTGAACGTTTTATCCATCGCTATGCCGCCGGCAGCGGCGACGCCGAAGCGCGTGCGCACGGCAACGATCCCGTTCCCGCAAGGAGAGTCGCATGA
- the can gene encoding carbonate dehydratase codes for MSDAIAQLFRNNREWVDRVNAEDPSFFMRLANQQAPEYLWIGCSDSRVPANQILGLAPGEVFVHRNIANVIAHSDLNALAVIQFAVEVLKVRHITVVGHYGCGGVKVALKRQRIGLADNWLRHVRDVADKHGAYLGTITREEDAHTRLCELNVIEQVSNVCQTTVLQDAWDRGQPVTVHGWVYGVSDGLLRDLGMAASSNDELHAQLEAAYRQFGDPPQASIR; via the coding sequence ATGAGTGACGCCATCGCCCAGCTTTTCCGCAACAACCGCGAGTGGGTGGACCGCGTCAACGCGGAAGACCCGAGCTTCTTCATGCGCCTGGCCAACCAGCAGGCGCCCGAGTACCTTTGGATCGGCTGCTCGGATTCGCGCGTGCCGGCCAACCAGATCCTCGGGCTGGCACCGGGTGAGGTGTTCGTCCACCGCAATATCGCCAACGTCATCGCCCATAGCGACCTCAACGCGCTGGCCGTGATCCAGTTCGCGGTGGAAGTGCTCAAGGTGCGCCACATCACCGTGGTGGGCCACTATGGCTGCGGCGGTGTCAAGGTCGCGCTCAAGCGCCAGCGCATCGGCCTGGCCGACAACTGGCTGCGCCACGTGCGCGACGTGGCCGACAAGCACGGCGCCTACCTTGGCACCATCACCCGCGAGGAAGACGCGCATACGCGCCTGTGCGAGCTCAACGTGATCGAGCAGGTCAGCAACGTGTGCCAGACCACGGTGCTGCAGGACGCGTGGGACCGCGGGCAGCCGGTCACGGTGCATGGCTGGGTCTACGGCGTGTCCGACGGCCTGCTGCGCGACCTGGGCATGGCCGCCAGCAGCAACGACGAACTGCACGCGCAGCTTGAGGCCGCCTATCGCCAGTTCGGCGATCCGCCGCAAGCGTCGATCCGCTAA
- a CDS encoding acetyl-CoA C-acetyltransferase, protein MHDPVVIVSAARTPMAAFQSEFATLTAPQLGATAIRAAVERAGLAPEQIEEVVFGCVLPAGLGQAPARQAALGAGLPLGVACTTVNKMCGSGMRAAMNVHDALIAGAFEIGIAGGMESMTNAPYLVPKGRGGYRIGHGMIFDHMMLDGLEDAYIKDEKGGGRSMGTFGEDCAAKYSFTREAQDAFAMESVRRAQQATERGDFRWEIAPVTVPGRGGDTVIDTDEGPRRIKVDKIPSLKPAFAKDGTITAASSSSINDGAAALVMMRESTARRLGLEPLARLLGHTTHAQAPGWFTTAPVEAMNKLYRKLGWTTDSVDLFEINEAFAVVPMAAMHDLRIPRDKVNIHGGACALGHPIGASGARIMATLIGALRKTGGKRGVASLCIGGGEATAVGLEIV, encoded by the coding sequence ATGCATGATCCAGTAGTCATCGTATCCGCCGCCCGCACCCCCATGGCGGCGTTCCAGAGCGAATTCGCCACGCTGACGGCGCCGCAGCTTGGCGCCACCGCCATCCGCGCGGCGGTCGAGCGCGCGGGCCTCGCGCCGGAGCAGATCGAGGAAGTGGTGTTCGGCTGCGTGCTGCCCGCGGGCCTGGGCCAGGCGCCCGCCCGGCAGGCCGCGCTGGGCGCTGGCCTGCCGCTTGGCGTGGCTTGCACCACCGTCAACAAGATGTGCGGCTCCGGCATGCGCGCCGCCATGAACGTGCATGACGCGCTGATCGCGGGCGCGTTCGAGATCGGCATCGCCGGCGGCATGGAGAGCATGACCAATGCGCCGTACCTGGTGCCCAAGGGCCGCGGCGGCTACCGCATCGGCCACGGCATGATCTTCGACCACATGATGCTGGACGGTCTGGAAGACGCCTACATCAAGGACGAAAAAGGCGGAGGCCGCTCGATGGGTACTTTTGGCGAGGACTGCGCGGCCAAGTACAGCTTTACCCGCGAGGCGCAGGACGCGTTCGCCATGGAAAGCGTGCGGCGCGCCCAGCAGGCCACCGAGCGCGGCGACTTCCGCTGGGAGATCGCGCCGGTGACGGTGCCGGGGCGCGGTGGCGACACAGTCATCGACACCGACGAAGGCCCGCGCCGCATCAAGGTCGACAAGATCCCATCGCTCAAGCCCGCCTTTGCCAAGGACGGCACCATCACCGCCGCCTCGTCGTCGTCGATCAACGACGGCGCCGCCGCGCTGGTGATGATGCGCGAATCCACCGCCAGGCGGCTCGGCCTGGAACCGCTGGCCCGCCTGCTCGGCCACACCACGCATGCGCAGGCGCCCGGCTGGTTCACCACCGCGCCGGTGGAAGCAATGAACAAGCTCTACCGCAAGCTCGGCTGGACTACCGACAGCGTCGACCTGTTCGAGATCAACGAAGCGTTCGCCGTGGTGCCGATGGCCGCCATGCACGACCTCAGGATCCCGCGCGACAAGGTCAACATCCACGGCGGCGCCTGCGCGCTGGGCCACCCCATCGGCGCCTCGGGCGCGCGCATCATGGCCACGCTGATCGGCGCGCTGCGCAAGACCGGCGGCAAGCGCGGCGTGGCCAGCCTGTGCATCGGCGGCGGCGAAGCCACCGCAGTGGGGCTGGAGATCGTCTGA
- a CDS encoding SDR family oxidoreductase: MPTALILGASRGIGLEFVRQYRADGWRVLAVARSDDGIKAIEALGAQALRADLTDAGQVAGLGWKLDGESIDVAIYNAGVIGPRTEGAQPVTREDFDKVMHVNVLGPMMALPLLLPLVEAGRSGKGGVLAVLASRMGSIGTMDSNRSWLYRVSKAAANAALKAASLDARHATCLAFHPGWVQTEMGGKEADLTPQQSVSGMRGVIAGATRQDNGGFRNYDGSVIPW; encoded by the coding sequence TTGCCAACCGCTCTCATCCTTGGTGCCTCGCGTGGCATCGGTCTCGAATTTGTGCGCCAGTACCGTGCCGATGGTTGGCGGGTGCTGGCCGTCGCGCGCAGCGATGATGGCATCAAGGCCATCGAAGCGCTTGGCGCGCAGGCGTTGCGCGCCGACCTGACCGACGCCGGCCAGGTCGCCGGGCTGGGTTGGAAGCTGGACGGCGAGTCCATCGACGTAGCGATCTACAACGCCGGCGTGATCGGCCCGCGCACCGAAGGCGCGCAGCCGGTCACCCGCGAGGACTTCGACAAGGTGATGCACGTCAATGTGCTGGGGCCGATGATGGCGCTGCCGTTGCTGCTGCCGCTGGTCGAGGCCGGGCGCTCGGGCAAGGGCGGCGTGCTGGCGGTGCTGGCCTCGCGCATGGGCAGCATCGGCACCATGGACAGCAACCGCAGCTGGCTCTACCGGGTCAGCAAGGCCGCGGCCAACGCGGCGCTCAAGGCCGCCTCGCTCGACGCGCGCCACGCGACCTGCCTGGCCTTCCACCCGGGCTGGGTGCAGACCGAGATGGGCGGCAAGGAAGCCGACCTCACGCCGCAGCAAAGCGTATCCGGCATGCGCGGCGTGATCGCCGGCGCGACGCGCCAGGATAACGGCGGCTTTCGCAACTATGATGGCAGCGTGATCCCGTGGTGA
- a CDS encoding acyl-CoA dehydrogenase family protein: MLLTPEQEMIRDAVRQFAQQEIAPHAAAWDRDKTFPQAVHRELAALGAYGVAVPEQYGGAGLDYLSLALILEEIAAGDGGTSTVISVNNCPVCSMLMAFASEAQKQQWLVPLARGEMLGAFCLTEPHVGSDAAALRTSAVRDGDDYVLNGVKQFITSGKNADVAIVLAVTDKAAGKRGISAFLVPTATPGYIVARLEEKLGQHSSDTAQILFEDCRVPAANMLGEEGAGYKMALSGLEGGRIGIASQSIGMARAAFDAALAYAKERESFGQPLFAHQAVQFRLADMATKIEVARQMVWHAASLKDAGRPCLKEAAMGKLYASEMAEEVCSAAIQVFGGYGYVSDFPVERIYRDVRVCQIYEGTSDIQKILIARALA; this comes from the coding sequence ATGCTGCTCACGCCAGAACAGGAAATGATCCGCGATGCCGTGCGCCAGTTCGCGCAGCAGGAGATCGCGCCGCACGCCGCCGCGTGGGATCGCGACAAGACCTTCCCGCAGGCGGTGCACCGCGAGCTGGCCGCGCTCGGCGCCTACGGCGTGGCCGTGCCCGAGCAATACGGCGGCGCCGGGCTCGACTATCTCTCGCTGGCGCTGATCCTGGAAGAAATCGCTGCCGGCGACGGCGGCACCTCGACCGTCATCAGCGTCAACAATTGCCCGGTGTGCAGCATGTTGATGGCTTTTGCCAGCGAGGCGCAGAAGCAGCAGTGGCTGGTGCCTCTCGCGCGCGGCGAGATGCTCGGCGCTTTCTGCCTGACCGAGCCGCACGTGGGCTCGGATGCCGCCGCGCTGCGCACCAGCGCGGTGAGGGACGGCGACGATTACGTGCTCAACGGCGTCAAGCAATTCATCACCAGCGGCAAGAACGCCGACGTGGCCATCGTGCTCGCGGTCACCGACAAGGCGGCGGGCAAGCGCGGCATCAGCGCCTTCCTGGTGCCCACCGCCACGCCCGGCTACATCGTCGCGCGGCTGGAGGAAAAACTCGGCCAGCATTCGTCGGACACCGCGCAGATCCTGTTCGAGGATTGCCGCGTGCCGGCAGCCAATATGCTGGGCGAGGAGGGCGCCGGCTACAAGATGGCGCTGTCCGGCCTGGAAGGCGGACGCATCGGCATCGCCTCGCAGAGCATCGGCATGGCGCGCGCGGCGTTCGACGCGGCGCTGGCGTATGCCAAGGAACGCGAGAGCTTCGGCCAGCCGCTGTTCGCGCACCAGGCCGTGCAGTTCCGCCTGGCCGACATGGCGACCAAGATCGAGGTGGCGCGGCAGATGGTGTGGCATGCCGCGTCGCTCAAGGATGCGGGGCGGCCTTGCCTGAAGGAGGCCGCCATGGGCAAGCTGTATGCCAGCGAGATGGCCGAGGAGGTCTGCTCGGCCGCCATCCAGGTCTTTGGGGGCTACGGCTATGTCAGCGACTTCCCCGTCGAGCGCATCTACCGGGATGTGCGCGTCTGCCAGATCTACGAGGGCACCAGCGACATCCAGAAGATACTGATCGCTCGGGCGCTGGCCTGA
- a CDS encoding 2-hydroxychromene-2-carboxylate isomerase → MTAAIDFYFDFSSPYGYFASTRIDELAQKYGRIVAWHPILLGVVFKTTGSSPLPQVPLKGDYSWRDFERTARFHNIEYKRPTHFPLPTTQAARAVLWLQNHHGDDIATAFAKSVYRALFVDDINIAEPAELVKLAEPLGIDAHAMDAGASGFQIKDQLKAEIDVAMAKGVFGSPFVIIDGEPFWGFDRFDQIEAHLKSKRPMALRAVPGMDNNTNNTSSTDNSTESSKEKKPA, encoded by the coding sequence ATGACTGCCGCCATCGATTTCTACTTCGATTTTTCCTCGCCCTACGGCTACTTCGCCAGCACGCGCATCGACGAGCTGGCGCAGAAGTACGGGCGCATCGTCGCCTGGCATCCGATCCTGCTCGGCGTGGTGTTCAAGACCACCGGCAGTTCTCCACTGCCGCAGGTGCCGCTCAAGGGCGACTATTCCTGGCGCGATTTCGAGCGTACCGCGCGCTTCCACAATATCGAGTACAAGCGTCCGACGCACTTCCCGCTGCCCACCACGCAGGCCGCCCGCGCCGTGCTGTGGCTGCAGAACCATCACGGCGACGATATCGCCACCGCGTTTGCCAAGTCGGTCTATCGCGCCCTGTTCGTGGATGACATCAACATCGCCGAGCCGGCCGAGCTGGTGAAGCTGGCCGAGCCGCTCGGCATCGACGCGCATGCCATGGATGCCGGCGCCAGCGGCTTCCAGATCAAGGACCAGCTCAAGGCCGAGATCGACGTGGCCATGGCCAAGGGCGTGTTCGGCTCGCCCTTTGTGATCATCGACGGCGAGCCGTTCTGGGGCTTCGACCGCTTCGACCAGATCGAGGCACACCTCAAGAGCAAGCGCCCGATGGCGCTGCGTGCCGTGCCGGGCATGGACAACAACACAAACAACACAAGCAGCACGGATAACAGCACAGAGAGCAGCAA